The DNA region GACCAACATAAAGAAAAATACAAGCATTTGAATAGATGGCTGCAAAAGTACATCCAAGATATATATAAAGAGAAAGTCCAAGCATTGAATCAAAGCATTTCCACACTGAAGGCGATGAATCCATTGAATATCATGGAGAGAGGCTACAGCGTTGCCTATAATGAAAAGCAGGAAGTGATCAAATCCACTGCACAGGTCAGTGAAGGAGACCATATCAGGCTGCACCTGAAGGATGGAAGATTGGTTTGCTCGATTGAAAATATAGAGGAGGAAAGTGAACATGAAAGAAACTGAACTTACTTTTGAACAAGCGATGGAACAGTTGGAAACTATCGTGCAAAAACTCGAAGAAGGAGATGTGCCTCTTGAGGAAGCGATCTCCATTTATCAAAAAGGCATGGAGCTTTCAAAGATGTGTCATGATAAATTAAAAAATGTCGAAGATCAATTGACAAAAATTTTGACGGGTGATGAAGAAAAAGATTTCTCTCTTCAAGAGGAGGAATAATTTTGTTCCAGCAATCATTGAAAGAATTCATGTCGGCCCACAGAGATGTGGTCGAGAAAGAAATGAACAAAAAAATCTCGGGATTGGCGGCTCCGGAAATCATGAAAGAGGCAATGACCTATTCGCTGCAGGCGGGTGGAAAAAGGCTAAGGCCCATCCTGCTGCTTGCGACCCTCTCTGCCTATGGGGAGAAGCTCGGAAAGGGGTTAGCGGCAGCCTGCGCATTGGAGATGATCCATACATATTCCCTCATTCATGATGATCTTCCAAGCATGGACAATGATGACCTTCGCAGGGGGAAGCCGACGAATCATAAAGTATTCGGCGAAGCATTTGCCATTCTTGCCGGGGATGCATTGCTTACATATAGTTTTCAGATCCTTGCAGCCGATGAGGAAAATACACCGGAAATAAAAATCCGGCTGGTAGAACTGCTGAGCAAATGTTCGGGTGCAGAAGGGATGGTTGGAGGTCAGGCGGCAGACCTTCAAGGTGAAAATCGGTCATTGACACTCGAGGAATTGGAGTATATCCATTTAAATAAAACGGGTAAACTGCTCATGTTCAGTGTGGTGGCTGGTGCCATCATAGCAGGCGCAAGCAGCAAGGAGCTCCAATTATTTGAAGCGTTTGCGCTGCATCTTGGACTGGCTTTTCAAATACAGGATGACATTTTGGACATAGAAGGAGACGTATCTAAAATCGGCAAACCGATTGGGAGCGATACAACGAATCATAAGAGCACCTACCCTGCATTGCTGACCATGGATGGAGCTAAGGAAAAGCTGAAAGAACACGTGGCAGAAGCAAAGAAAATGCTGGCTCAAACACGATTGGATATCGGATTATTGGAGGAAATCACCGATTTGGTCGCGCAAAGGGATCATTAATGATCGATCCTTCTATAAAGGTTGTTTCTCAAAGATTGTTGCTTCAGTGGATGTGCAGCGTCGGAATAGACGCAATCACAGATTATCGTTTGAGCGTATGAAATAACCTATGGTATAATAAGTATAATGATAGATGGATGGTGCAGTATTCTAGTCGACCTACCATTCTTGAAGGTGGGCCTAAAAATCCACTAAAGGGCACATCGATGAAGTTCCTGGTTTTGGCTTGGGGAGCCCAGCCTTGGGTCAAAGCTGGGAGTAAAGCTTAAGGGCGATCCACAATGGCATGTGGGCGATGACCCTTAAGCTGCGGAGGCTTCGTATCTAGCGCTGGCAATATGCATGTGCAATAGTGCGGAGTATGAACCTGTGATGTGGTCAAAGGGTATCACTAGCAGCGTAGCCTGCCTTGAGTGAAGTTTGAGGGGATTATGGTAACAAAGCACACATCAGTTGGCCATTGATATGTACTTTTTCGCCCATATGAAATCGGCTTTGCAAAAGAGGCTAAGGAATGGTTAAAGGTTGTTGAGGAAATCTCCTAGGCTGTTTCTATCTGAACATATTTAGGGGATTATAGTGCGGACTAAGTGGTAATCCAGTCTAACTGCTGGTGACACAGTTAAGATGCCTTTAAAGGGAAACCGCCGGCTTGGCAACATCCGGTATGCATCTGGGAAAACCTACTGGACCTAAGCCGCAATCTTAACCCTGCATATGACCATCCATTTTTAATCATATTGACACAAGAAATCGGTGATTGATAAATATATGAGAGATATAATGATAAACTCAATAAAATGGAGTATCAGCATTGCCGTTATCACTTTTGTGTTAGCGGCTATTTTTTCAATAGCATCAAACGGCATCCTTCATGGGGTTGCCTGGGGTACTGGATTGATTGTCGTTTTGATCATTGTCTTTATCGGTATTTTCTTTGATATGATCGGGATCGCCGCAACGGCAGCAGATGAAGTCCCTTTTCATGCGATGGCCTCAAAAAAAGTGTATGGAGCGAAGCATTCCATCAACATCGTACGCAATGCCGACCGATTTGCAAGCTTTTGTAATGATGTAATAGGCGATGTTTCGGGTATTATAAGTGGTACAGCCACTACAATTGTCATCATCCAGCTCACGGTGAATCTGAAGCTTGGCCAAAGCTCTTATATCGATTATATGATCAATGTTACATTAACAAGTTTCATCGCCGCGCTGACCGTTGGCGGGAAAGCCTTTGGAAAATCCTTTGCGATTCGCTATTC from Falsibacillus albus includes:
- the xseB gene encoding exodeoxyribonuclease VII small subunit; amino-acid sequence: MKETELTFEQAMEQLETIVQKLEEGDVPLEEAISIYQKGMELSKMCHDKLKNVEDQLTKILTGDEEKDFSLQEEE
- a CDS encoding polyprenyl synthetase family protein, which gives rise to MSAHRDVVEKEMNKKISGLAAPEIMKEAMTYSLQAGGKRLRPILLLATLSAYGEKLGKGLAAACALEMIHTYSLIHDDLPSMDNDDLRRGKPTNHKVFGEAFAILAGDALLTYSFQILAADEENTPEIKIRLVELLSKCSGAEGMVGGQAADLQGENRSLTLEELEYIHLNKTGKLLMFSVVAGAIIAGASSKELQLFEAFALHLGLAFQIQDDILDIEGDVSKIGKPIGSDTTNHKSTYPALLTMDGAKEKLKEHVAEAKKMLAQTRLDIGLLEEITDLVAQRDH